The proteins below come from a single Desulfovibrio sp. genomic window:
- a CDS encoding methyltransferase domain-containing protein, with protein sequence MDDRQSDITGQYALHMQKQLVQHCLAPWPRRGRTLLEVNCGRGELLPLLWEYGFDMTATEHDPELRAEASRMADRAEVLAAADDHLPFDDDEFDWVVLHLASPKADSTRKAITESLRVASAGLALTFWNSASLPFMLHLLGGRKTAWPGPTFCWWQIWRALRSLSAGRISGASVLAGPQGTWNASCALSGCNRVLPWLPMGAWGIIRIDMAKSRPVTPLPLRLGRRRMRRAEPVLECGHKSQAKAADTERKAP encoded by the coding sequence ATGGACGACCGACAGTCGGATATCACAGGGCAGTATGCCCTGCATATGCAGAAGCAGCTTGTGCAGCACTGCCTTGCCCCCTGGCCTCGCCGTGGCCGCACCCTGCTTGAGGTGAACTGCGGGCGCGGCGAGCTGTTGCCCCTGCTGTGGGAATACGGTTTTGACATGACCGCCACTGAGCACGATCCAGAGTTGCGTGCCGAGGCAAGCCGTATGGCTGACCGCGCCGAAGTGCTGGCCGCCGCTGATGATCACCTGCCCTTTGATGATGACGAATTTGACTGGGTTGTGCTGCACCTTGCCTCGCCCAAAGCCGACAGCACACGCAAGGCCATAACCGAATCGCTTCGAGTGGCCTCCGCAGGCCTTGCCCTCACATTCTGGAACTCGGCTTCGCTTCCATTTATGCTCCACCTGCTTGGCGGCCGCAAAACCGCATGGCCGGGCCCGACCTTCTGCTGGTGGCAGATATGGCGGGCGCTCAGGAGCCTTTCGGCTGGCCGCATAAGCGGGGCAAGCGTTCTTGCCGGACCGCAGGGCACATGGAATGCATCGTGCGCCCTTTCCGGCTGCAACAGGGTTTTGCCATGGCTGCCCATGGGAGCCTGGGGCATTATCCGTATCGACATGGCAAAATCCCGCCCGGTCACGCCGCTGCCCTTGCGGCTCGGGCGCAGACGCATGCGCCGCGCGGAGCCTGTTCTGGAATGCGGCCACAAATCTCAGGCCAAGGCTGCCGACACAGAGAGGAAAGCGCCATGA
- a CDS encoding RidA family protein yields the protein MSKEVISTSKAPGAVGPYSQGIKTGNMFFFSGQIPIDPAIGKLVEGDVSAQAEQACKNVMALLESQGLTAANVVKTTVFITDMGNFAAVNEVYKKYFTAPCPARSCVEVSKLPLGAQVEIEAIAAL from the coding sequence ATGAGCAAGGAAGTCATCAGCACGAGCAAGGCCCCCGGGGCGGTAGGCCCTTACAGTCAGGGCATCAAGACCGGTAACATGTTCTTCTTTTCTGGCCAGATTCCCATTGATCCCGCCATCGGCAAGCTGGTGGAAGGCGATGTGAGCGCTCAGGCGGAACAGGCCTGCAAGAACGTTATGGCATTGCTGGAATCACAGGGCCTGACCGCCGCAAATGTGGTTAAAACCACCGTGTTCATCACCGACATGGGCAACTTTGCGGCTGTTAACGAAGTATACAAAAAGTATTTCACGGCCCCCTGCCCCGCGCGTTCCTGCGTTGAGGTCAGCAAGCTGCCGCTTGGCGCGCAGGTTGAAATTGAGGCCATTGCCGCGCTGTAA
- a CDS encoding translation initiation factor IF-2, with amino-acid sequence MNLPFIAPLVAFIRQHLLALAAVLLVILAAVGGYSGWRYYQYRQTAEFAFAQIKDALHPAKPTELAQRINFDAISQPLAKAVAEHYPFLKKGPNQLRDLSDMVQVGLLKQARVKEEPVKEETDELVRLRTPMYVLPPNFFTQFYTTMTLQNPTENTALIAAQIHHPVLNKQFSLLLRMDKTPEGWKLDDIVNAAELVRQFREFQMERMVAQRQLLLDKNAKIKKRMEDTLPLKTCTASAGLISDGKTLLVVVDVQSKNISTTPVNNVDLSVKIFAPDGTELMQRFLNAVQPTFPGDTFERRWTIEVDGTSPLGKSIVAARKLTCEASWKTLGLSNGEMLHFAIAPDLLEEFQ; translated from the coding sequence ATGAACCTGCCCTTTATTGCCCCCCTTGTGGCATTCATACGCCAGCACTTGCTGGCGCTGGCCGCAGTGCTGCTTGTTATTCTTGCAGCGGTGGGCGGGTACAGCGGCTGGCGGTACTACCAGTACAGACAGACTGCCGAATTTGCCTTTGCGCAGATAAAGGACGCCCTGCACCCGGCCAAACCCACAGAACTGGCACAGAGGATCAACTTTGACGCCATTTCGCAGCCCCTGGCCAAGGCTGTTGCAGAGCATTACCCCTTTTTAAAAAAGGGGCCAAACCAGTTGCGTGATCTGAGCGACATGGTTCAGGTTGGTCTGCTCAAGCAGGCGCGCGTCAAGGAAGAACCCGTCAAGGAAGAAACTGACGAACTGGTGCGCCTCAGAACCCCGATGTATGTTCTGCCGCCAAACTTTTTTACCCAGTTTTATACAACCATGACCTTGCAGAACCCCACGGAGAACACCGCGCTGATAGCCGCGCAGATTCACCACCCCGTGCTGAACAAACAGTTTTCACTGCTGCTGCGCATGGACAAGACCCCAGAGGGATGGAAGCTGGACGACATCGTCAATGCCGCGGAGCTGGTTCGCCAGTTCCGGGAATTCCAGATGGAGCGCATGGTCGCGCAACGGCAACTGCTTCTTGACAAAAATGCCAAGATAAAAAAACGCATGGAAGATACACTTCCTCTCAAAACCTGCACAGCCAGCGCCGGTTTGATTTCAGACGGAAAGACGCTTCTTGTTGTGGTGGACGTGCAAAGCAAGAACATCAGCACTACCCCAGTCAACAACGTGGATCTTTCGGTCAAAATTTTTGCGCCGGACGGCACAGAGCTGATGCAGCGTTTTCTTAATGCCGTGCAGCCCACATTTCCGGGCGATACGTTTGAACGCAGATGGACTATTGAAGTTGACGGCACAAGCCCGCTTGGCAAATCCATTGTGGCGGCGCGCAAACTTACCTGCGAAGCTTCGTGGAAA
- a CDS encoding bile acid:sodium symporter family protein, whose product MSILQRAGNALTRYMGALILACSALALWKPELFRWVAPHVTPLLGCIMFGMGMTLRLKDFSLVFSQPRALLLGLLAQFGCMPLLAFALCHLFALPPDLAMGVILVGTAPGGTASNVLTFIARGDVPYSVALTSLTTVVALALMPVLTWLLGGVWVPVDMGALFVSILKIVVIPVILGIAAHRYCGRLTERAIPFLPPASALTITIVVAGIMAINAQSILRASVNIFLVVVCHNLLGLAFGYVVGRIWKFDEPRCRALCFEVGTQNSGLATALALAHFSPVSAIAGALFSVWQNISGALVSNYFHGKKLKPNP is encoded by the coding sequence TTGAGCATCTTACAGCGCGCTGGCAACGCACTTACCCGTTACATGGGAGCGCTTATTCTGGCATGCTCGGCTTTGGCCTTATGGAAGCCGGAGCTGTTCCGCTGGGTGGCCCCGCATGTTACGCCGCTCCTGGGCTGTATCATGTTTGGCATGGGCATGACCCTGCGGCTCAAGGATTTCAGCCTGGTATTTTCCCAGCCGCGCGCCCTGCTGCTGGGTTTGCTGGCCCAGTTCGGCTGTATGCCGCTGCTGGCCTTTGCGTTGTGCCATCTGTTCGCCCTGCCGCCCGATCTGGCAATGGGCGTCATCCTTGTGGGCACGGCCCCCGGCGGCACCGCCTCCAATGTGCTGACCTTTATTGCCAGAGGGGATGTGCCGTATTCCGTAGCGCTTACTTCACTGACCACGGTTGTTGCGCTGGCGCTCATGCCGGTGCTCACATGGTTGCTGGGCGGCGTGTGGGTTCCTGTAGACATGGGGGCCCTGTTCGTCTCCATTCTCAAAATCGTGGTGATCCCGGTTATTCTGGGCATTGCGGCGCACCGATACTGCGGCAGGCTTACAGAACGGGCCATCCCCTTTTTGCCCCCGGCCTCGGCGCTGACCATCACCATTGTGGTGGCTGGCATCATGGCCATCAATGCCCAGAGCATCCTTCGAGCCAGCGTCAATATCTTTCTGGTGGTCGTGTGCCACAACCTGCTGGGCCTGGCCTTTGGCTATGTGGTGGGCCGCATCTGGAAATTTGACGAACCCCGCTGCCGCGCCCTCTGCTTTGAGGTCGGCACACAGAACTCCGGTCTGGCTACGGCCCTCGCGCTGGCGCATTTTTCCCCGGTTTCAGCTATTGCTGGCGCGTTGTTCAGCGTATGGCAGAATATTTCTGGTGCGCTGGTTTCAAACTACTTTCACGGTAAAAAACTGAAACCGAACCCGTAA